One part of the Phragmites australis chromosome 3, lpPhrAust1.1, whole genome shotgun sequence genome encodes these proteins:
- the LOC133912328 gene encoding anaphase-promoting complex subunit 11, producing MKVKILQWHAVASWTWDAQDETCGICRMAFDGCCPDCNFPGDDCPLIWGACNHAYHLHCILKWVNSQTSTPLCPMCRREWQFKG from the coding sequence ATGAAGGTCAAGATTCTTCAGTGGCATGCGGTAGCTTCTTGGACATGGGATGCACAAGATGAAACTTGTGGCATATGCAGGATGGCATTCGACGGCTGCTGCCCTGACTGTAACTTCCCTGGTGATGATTGCCCACTCATTTGGGGTGCCTGTAACCATGCTTATCATCTTCACTGTATACTGAAGTGGGTCAATTCTCAAACATCCACGCCCCTTTGCCCCATGTGCCGTAGAGAATGGCAGTTTAAGGGCTAA